In one Candidatus Scalindua japonica genomic region, the following are encoded:
- a CDS encoding heavy-metal-associated domain-containing protein yields the protein MLTNKYLSLGYVSIFAIILGLAINTTCVNTAQATDHKKIEFKVKGMGCEHCAKAIETIVTQCSGVMGCAVSYKDGKATVEIEAGKLKEVIETLEHAGFEIPPGDIEEMY from the coding sequence ATGCTTACTAACAAATATTTAAGTCTCGGATATGTTTCTATATTTGCCATAATCCTTGGACTGGCAATAAACACAACTTGTGTGAATACGGCACAAGCCACGGATCATAAAAAGATTGAATTCAAGGTAAAGGGGATGGGTTGTGAACATTGTGCTAAAGCAATAGAGACTATAGTCACACAGTGTTCGGGTGTTATGGGTTGTGCTGTAAGTTACAAAGATGGTAAGGCAACTGTAGAGATTGAAGCAGGCAAGCTTAAAGAAGTAATTGAAACGCTAGAACATGCAGGTTTTGAAATACCTCCGGGAGACATAGAGGAGATGTATTAA
- a CDS encoding two-component system sensor histidine kinase NtrB, with protein MLTSAKQYHKYYWKIAILALFIIGVSTFHYLTGTTHKYHGLHEIYRRLYYVPIILAAFWFGLKGGISCAIVVSFFYLPHVIYQWGGSFFTNDLPKTLEIVLYHIIGIVTGFLSQEQMNATAKLRHQAGVLAQAEEQLRHADRLSALGKLSAGIAHEVRNPLASIKGTAEILSDKFKPGDKEYEFVEILIKEVNRLDTVVADFLDFAKPKLPELKLSEINNIILSVLKLTEHQMAKARISLKTHLEDTLPTVYVDPEQIKQVFLNIIINAVQAMPDGGTLEVKSRMDSSKILCVFSDTGLGISKDQQKNLFTPFCTSKKKGTGLGLAIVHRILDGHKGEIKFTSEENKGTCFTISLPVRDV; from the coding sequence ATGTTGACTTCAGCGAAACAGTATCACAAATATTATTGGAAGATTGCGATACTGGCACTGTTTATTATAGGAGTGAGCACTTTTCATTACCTTACGGGTACGACACATAAATACCACGGTCTCCATGAGATTTATAGAAGACTTTATTATGTTCCCATTATTCTCGCTGCCTTCTGGTTTGGTTTAAAGGGTGGCATATCCTGTGCGATAGTTGTAAGTTTTTTTTATCTGCCTCATGTTATTTATCAGTGGGGCGGTAGTTTTTTTACAAATGATCTTCCAAAGACACTTGAAATCGTTCTTTATCATATAATAGGTATAGTAACAGGATTCCTTTCACAGGAGCAAATGAATGCAACTGCTAAATTAAGGCATCAAGCCGGAGTGCTTGCTCAAGCGGAAGAACAACTAAGGCATGCAGATCGTCTGTCCGCGTTAGGCAAACTCTCCGCAGGAATCGCGCATGAGGTCAGGAACCCTCTTGCTTCGATTAAAGGAACTGCTGAGATTTTATCTGATAAATTTAAACCAGGAGATAAAGAATATGAGTTTGTAGAGATACTTATAAAAGAGGTTAATCGATTAGATACTGTAGTTGCGGATTTTCTCGACTTTGCTAAACCCAAACTACCAGAGTTGAAGTTGTCGGAAATTAACAACATTATCCTGTCAGTACTTAAATTAACCGAACACCAGATGGCAAAGGCCAGGATTAGCCTTAAGACGCATTTAGAAGATACTCTCCCAACTGTGTATGTTGACCCAGAGCAGATAAAGCAGGTTTTTCTGAACATTATTATTAACGCGGTTCAAGCCATGCCGGATGGTGGGACGCTTGAGGTAAAATCTCGCATGGATAGCTCTAAAATTTTGTGTGTCTTTTCCGATACTGGATTAGGAATCAGTAAGGATCAGCAGAAAAATCTGTTTACTCCATTCTGCACCAGTAAAAAGAAAGGTACAGGTTTGGGGCTTGCGATTGTACACAGGATTCTTGATGGTCACAAAGGTGAAATCAAATTTACATCTGAAGAGAACAAAGGAACATGTTTTACAATCAGTTTACCCGTTAGGGATGTATAA
- a CDS encoding YHS domain-containing protein, whose amino-acid sequence MRKALFLGLVFIFLLGLSITYTKHLAHAGEDGKVIDRVCTMQIDKDSAKTLKSEGYTYYFCSDHCKSTFAKNPEKYACICQRLHEGCDCGHCAGKGGPCMCAEAHAESHTGGQGHDHDHGHEGGGHGHS is encoded by the coding sequence ATGAGAAAAGCTTTATTCCTCGGACTTGTTTTTATCTTTTTACTTGGTTTATCAATTACTTATACAAAGCACCTGGCACACGCAGGAGAGGACGGGAAGGTGATAGACCGTGTATGCACCATGCAGATTGATAAGGATTCGGCAAAGACACTAAAGAGCGAAGGGTATACCTACTACTTTTGTTCTGACCATTGTAAAAGCACCTTTGCAAAGAACCCTGAGAAATACGCATGCATATGTCAACGACTTCATGAAGGATGTGACTGCGGTCACTGTGCAGGAAAGGGTGGACCATGTATGTGCGCTGAGGCCCATGCAGAATCCCATACAGGGGGACAAGGGCACGACCATGACCATGGCCATGAGGGGGGAGGACACGGCCATTCGTGA
- a CDS encoding YHS domain-containing protein, which produces MRKALILGLVFAFLLGLSVTYTNNLALASSVRMVTDRVCTMQIAKDKAKTYKKDGYKYYFCSRKCKKIFKKNSEKYACICPKKSDGCGCFHCKGTGELCDCSEISVYTESHSGGHEHEEEAEDESGGHSH; this is translated from the coding sequence ATGAGAAAAGCTTTAATCCTCGGACTTGTTTTTGCCTTTTTACTTGGTTTATCAGTTACTTATACAAACAACCTGGCGCTTGCAAGTTCCGTCAGAATGGTAACAGACCGTGTCTGTACTATGCAAATTGCTAAGGACAAGGCTAAAACATATAAGAAAGATGGCTATAAATATTACTTTTGCTCTAGAAAGTGTAAAAAGATCTTTAAGAAGAACTCGGAAAAATATGCATGTATATGTCCAAAAAAATCCGATGGGTGTGGCTGTTTTCACTGTAAAGGTACTGGCGAGTTATGTGATTGCTCAGAAATATCCGTTTATACGGAATCTCACTCTGGAGGACATGAACATGAGGAAGAGGCTGAGGATGAGAGCGGAGGACACAGCCATTGA
- a CDS encoding class I SAM-dependent methyltransferase, giving the protein MAISREEVLALYQAGAKYYDSTINMLSLAGLRIKAYRSLAIDKLSLQRGNCVIELGCGTGLNFPFLMDQIGQEGQLIGVDLTPEMLDIARKRVKRSGWKNVELIQSDIATYDFPERANGVLAAGLLGYIPEYDRIIKTVSQSLLHGGHISILDGKQPEDLSSWLSGIVLKLGDSYGYTPEYFNVRPWKSVEHYFKDTKFETRYGGMIYISSGTVR; this is encoded by the coding sequence ATGGCGATATCAAGAGAAGAAGTCCTAGCTCTGTATCAAGCAGGAGCGAAGTATTACGATTCAACTATAAATATGTTAAGCTTGGCTGGCTTGCGAATAAAAGCTTACCGCTCCCTTGCAATAGATAAATTGTCACTTCAACGTGGCAATTGTGTCATAGAGCTTGGCTGTGGAACAGGCTTGAACTTCCCTTTTCTTATGGATCAAATAGGGCAGGAAGGTCAACTGATAGGTGTTGATTTAACGCCTGAAATGCTTGACATTGCACGGAAGAGAGTTAAACGATCTGGCTGGAAAAACGTCGAATTGATACAGTCTGATATAGCCACCTATGATTTCCCAGAAAGGGCAAACGGTGTGCTTGCAGCAGGCCTCTTAGGCTACATACCCGAATATGACCGTATAATCAAAACGGTTTCCCAGTCCCTCTTACACGGTGGTCACATATCAATTCTTGACGGTAAACAACCAGAAGACTTATCGTCATGGTTGTCCGGCATCGTCCTTAAACTCGGAGATTCATATGGATATACGCCTGAGTATTTCAATGTTCGTCCTTGGAAATCCGTAGAACATTATTTTAAAGATACTAAATTTGAAACTAGGTATGGAGGAATGATTTATATTTCATCTGGGACTGTGCGTTAA
- a CDS encoding class I SAM-dependent methyltransferase, which translates to MNQPHDNWSKYYDFVYQNALGDFYDNVTNETLNVINELLPEGKVIDYGAGTGRITIPLKKQGFKVIAVEKSSGMASEIKKKCKEYCLDIPVHNCSINEFNNEEVDLALALYAVLNYSISEGELKRNIVAMYNQLKPNGYLFFDLLGLWFFKIKEIINVSLDDFSHREWLTQHEENIYTYHLEGCGVLYGSEFHFSEEFLIRYWNLKTVNNIFIETGFEEVKKIFPQLSSESSTYKLYKKL; encoded by the coding sequence ATGAATCAACCTCATGATAATTGGTCAAAATATTATGATTTTGTTTACCAAAATGCTCTTGGGGATTTCTATGACAATGTAACAAATGAAACATTAAATGTAATTAATGAGTTGTTACCTGAGGGAAAGGTTATTGATTATGGTGCAGGAACGGGAAGAATAACGATACCACTAAAAAAGCAAGGCTTTAAAGTAATAGCTGTTGAAAAAAGCTCGGGAATGGCAAGTGAAATAAAAAAGAAGTGCAAAGAATATTGCTTAGATATTCCTGTGCATAATTGCTCAATTAATGAATTTAATAATGAGGAAGTTGATTTGGCTTTAGCCTTATATGCAGTTCTTAATTATTCAATAAGTGAGGGTGAATTAAAACGTAACATTGTCGCTATGTATAATCAACTGAAACCCAATGGGTATTTGTTTTTTGACCTTCTTGGGTTGTGGTTCTTTAAGATTAAAGAAATCATAAACGTTAGTTTAGATGATTTTTCTCATCGTGAATGGCTGACACAACATGAAGAAAATATTTACACATATCATCTGGAAGGTTGTGGAGTATTGTATGGAAGCGAATTTCATTTTAGCGAAGAGTTTTTAATAAGATATTGGAATTTGAAAACGGTAAACAATATATTCATAGAAACAGGGTTTGAAGAAGTAAAAAAAATTTTTCCCCAATTATCTTCAGAAAGTTCAACTTATAAGCTTTACAAGAAACTATGA
- a CDS encoding HD domain-containing phosphohydrolase, which produces MNRKLIKQNKAFLSIITILFIFIGSVLYFGVNQIYEREAKWRHGNAVSQLLSAKKNIKVLFADLEHDLLFLRNISSTREYVNSNYESIDYRSEVEKLLYEFAKVCKHYYQISIIDSSGSEVIGIDNKQDGTAVIVSKTQLQNRKNKDYFQEAIKLDNNQIYVSPIHSGIQKEEIAVHNFPMIGLAIPLFNSKGEKKGILALNMYLSRLLKILPENMFIQTEDGNLISLRQDGSISFNGSQYDFSDSSGWIDISDYETIHYSDVELLPGKELVVAIFHKHPMLKAILQRLILVSIILLALFLFLILIIGYLNLLRFRELMGAQRAIIFSLAELAERRDPETGQHLERTRKYSVVLAKQLRNHKKYRRIITSEFIEDLYDAAPLHDIGKVGIQDSILLKEGKLTEEEFEEMKRHVLIGKQVLQDAIDKFKLRQSFIVIGRNICAYHQEKYNGKGYPDGLKGEEIPLEARIFTLCDAYDAIRSKRSYKGKLPHGEAVGRIKSDKGEHFDPDIVDAFLECEKAFAIE; this is translated from the coding sequence ATGAACAGGAAGCTTATAAAACAAAACAAGGCATTCTTATCAATCATTACAATCCTTTTTATCTTTATTGGATCAGTTCTGTATTTTGGTGTAAACCAGATATATGAGCGAGAAGCAAAATGGAGACATGGTAATGCCGTTTCACAATTACTCTCTGCAAAGAAGAATATTAAAGTTTTGTTTGCTGACTTAGAGCATGATTTGCTCTTCCTGAGAAATATTTCAAGCACTAGAGAATATGTAAACAGTAATTATGAATCTATAGATTATAGAAGTGAAGTTGAAAAGCTACTTTACGAGTTCGCGAAAGTTTGTAAACATTATTATCAAATTAGTATTATAGATTCTTCAGGATCTGAAGTAATTGGAATTGATAATAAACAGGATGGTACCGCCGTGATTGTTTCTAAAACACAATTACAAAATAGGAAGAACAAAGACTATTTCCAGGAAGCCATAAAGCTGGATAACAATCAGATTTACGTATCACCAATACACTCAGGAATTCAGAAGGAAGAGATAGCGGTGCATAACTTTCCAATGATAGGGTTAGCTATACCTTTGTTTAACTCTAAAGGCGAAAAAAAAGGGATTCTTGCTCTGAATATGTATTTATCAAGGCTTCTTAAGATTTTACCTGAAAATATGTTTATTCAGACTGAGGATGGAAATTTAATCTCGTTAAGACAGGACGGATCTATTAGCTTTAATGGGTCTCAGTATGATTTTAGCGACAGCTCCGGTTGGATAGACATTTCAGATTATGAAACTATTCACTATTCTGATGTAGAGCTTCTTCCCGGCAAGGAATTAGTAGTGGCAATATTTCACAAGCACCCTATGTTGAAAGCAATTTTACAAAGATTGATATTAGTGTCTATAATACTTCTTGCCTTATTTCTATTTCTCATCTTGATTATTGGATATCTAAATCTCTTGAGATTCAGAGAACTAATGGGAGCGCAAAGGGCCATCATATTTTCTCTTGCTGAACTTGCCGAAAGGAGAGACCCTGAAACAGGGCAACATTTGGAAAGGACAAGAAAATACTCTGTGGTACTGGCGAAACAGTTACGCAATCATAAAAAATACCGAAGAATCATTACCAGTGAGTTTATCGAAGACCTTTACGATGCCGCTCCTCTGCATGATATTGGGAAAGTGGGGATACAAGATTCAATCCTGTTAAAAGAAGGAAAACTGACTGAGGAAGAGTTTGAAGAGATGAAAAGACACGTCCTTATAGGGAAGCAAGTGTTACAGGATGCTATAGACAAATTCAAACTCAGGCAATCATTTATTGTTATAGGTAGAAATATTTGTGCGTATCATCAAGAAAAATATAACGGTAAAGGGTATCCGGATGGCTTAAAGGGTGAGGAAATTCCTCTGGAGGCGAGAATTTTTACGCTGTGTGACGCTTATGATGCAATTAGATCAAAAAGGTCTTATAAGGGTAAACTGCCACATGGCGAGGCAGTCGGGAGAATTAAGTCTGATAAAGGCGAACACTTTGACCCGGATATTGTAGATGCTTTTTTGGAATGTGAGAAAGCGTTTGCTATAGAATAG
- a CDS encoding TolC family protein produces the protein MYLKKRILFFSKLLLPVLLIILIFTGIALSEGKNNILRIREVINEALLMNPELQSSKLSWNASTEKILQEKSLNDPVLGFTYYGEQVQTRVGEKQAGVMASQKIPFFGKLRLKGEVARNEAKAFGERYRTLERQIVAKAKSAFYELFWVHNSININEENKNLLQRFVKIAEVKYATAKTTQQDVLKAQVELSRIMNELITLDQLKETAKARINTLLNRHPDAPLGVPEKVDTTELTVSLKNLYEKAKEINPDLSVLKHMIERDKAAYKLAKKQYYPDFTFGLNYTFINDMPSSVMSSPVDESRDSYTGTLSINVPIFQKKKYDAGVREANARLKSSKKAYKNMENMMLFGVKDFHFKVQTAERLVKLYRDSIIPQAEQSLKAAEVGYQSGQVDFLNLIDSQRVLLDFNLAFYRAVADFGINIAGLERVVGSELSRIP, from the coding sequence ATGTATTTAAAAAAAAGAATCCTTTTCTTCTCTAAGTTGTTGTTGCCCGTATTATTGATTATTTTGATATTTACGGGAATTGCACTGTCAGAGGGAAAGAACAATATTTTAAGAATAAGAGAGGTTATAAATGAAGCATTACTGATGAATCCGGAACTTCAGTCTTCAAAACTGAGTTGGAACGCATCAACAGAGAAAATATTACAGGAAAAGTCCCTAAACGACCCGGTCTTGGGTTTTACTTATTATGGTGAACAGGTACAAACCCGTGTGGGAGAAAAACAGGCAGGGGTCATGGCATCACAGAAAATACCATTCTTTGGAAAGCTCAGATTAAAGGGTGAGGTTGCCAGGAACGAAGCAAAGGCATTTGGAGAAAGATATCGAACACTTGAAAGGCAGATTGTGGCAAAGGCGAAATCAGCTTTCTATGAATTATTCTGGGTGCATAATTCAATAAACATAAACGAGGAAAACAAGAACCTTTTACAAAGGTTTGTCAAAATTGCAGAGGTTAAATACGCCACGGCTAAAACAACACAACAGGATGTCTTAAAGGCGCAGGTAGAGCTTTCGAGGATAATGAATGAATTGATTACTCTGGATCAGCTTAAGGAAACTGCCAAAGCAAGGATAAATACTTTGTTAAACCGCCACCCGGACGCTCCACTTGGAGTTCCTGAGAAAGTTGATACTACAGAACTTACTGTTTCACTGAAAAATCTTTACGAGAAGGCAAAGGAAATCAATCCTGACCTCAGTGTCCTTAAACACATGATAGAAAGGGATAAGGCGGCTTATAAGCTTGCGAAGAAACAGTATTATCCGGACTTTACTTTTGGTCTTAACTATACGTTTATCAATGATATGCCATCAAGTGTGATGTCATCACCGGTTGATGAAAGCAGGGATTCCTATACGGGTACTTTGAGCATTAATGTTCCCATCTTCCAGAAGAAGAAATATGATGCAGGTGTAAGAGAGGCAAATGCCAGACTCAAATCCAGCAAAAAGGCATATAAGAATATGGAAAACATGATGCTTTTTGGAGTGAAGGATTTTCATTTCAAGGTACAGACAGCAGAGAGACTGGTTAAACTATACAGGGACAGTATTATTCCGCAGGCAGAACAGTCCCTTAAGGCAGCGGAGGTCGGCTACCAGTCAGGTCAGGTTGATTTTCTGAATCTCATTGACAGCCAGAGGGTTCTACTTGACTTTAATCTCGCATTTTATAGGGCAGTAGCTGACTTTGGCATAAACATAGCAGGATTAGAAAGGGTAGTTGGTTCAGAGCTGTCTAGAATTCCATAA
- a CDS encoding potassium channel family protein, whose translation MKKKELGIALFNKYTHLLISILVLFLSGPIISKLDIQYQLLPCFFMVVIILALRAICLSRLIYYTCVIIVLLTFLIHSLTAIQVLQYHKQTILILFNSIHAFIFIVSIYIFILHIFSETKVTFDTIQGGISIYLLIGIFWTFIYGIVINLNSQAFNLIINENSMRFLFYFSFTTLTTLGYGDIVPKSEWAMVLSTLEALTGQIFLVVFISRLVGFHIAQHLRKTTDSK comes from the coding sequence ATGAAAAAAAAAGAGTTGGGCATAGCTTTGTTTAACAAATACACACATTTATTAATCTCTATTTTAGTTCTCTTTTTGTCTGGGCCGATTATTTCAAAACTAGATATACAGTATCAGTTATTGCCATGTTTCTTTATGGTAGTGATTATTCTTGCTTTACGGGCTATCTGTCTGAGTAGGTTAATATATTACACATGTGTCATTATTGTTCTATTGACATTTTTGATTCATAGTTTGACTGCCATTCAAGTCTTGCAATACCATAAACAGACAATCTTAATTCTTTTTAATTCTATACATGCGTTCATTTTCATTGTTTCGATCTATATCTTTATTTTACATATCTTTTCTGAGACAAAGGTGACTTTCGATACGATACAAGGAGGTATCTCAATTTATTTGTTGATAGGTATTTTTTGGACGTTTATTTACGGGATTGTCATAAATCTAAATAGCCAGGCATTCAACTTAATTATCAACGAAAATTCCATGAGATTTCTGTTCTATTTTAGTTTTACAACACTAACAACATTAGGATACGGTGACATTGTTCCAAAAAGTGAATGGGCTATGGTACTTTCAACATTAGAAGCATTAACAGGGCAAATCTTTTTAGTTGTTTTTATTTCACGACTAGTTGGTTTTCATATTGCTCAACATCTCAGAAAAACTACAGATTCTAAATAA
- a CDS encoding class I SAM-dependent methyltransferase yields MVWKVDTTKKIDRRVLDIPDREFTWSYEACGVRRFHRIMKRINIDHTKYNFIDIGSGKGRVLLMSIRYNFRRIVGVEFSKKLHETAKRNIENYSKKLGKKECIELFNCNALEFHFPIEPSIIFLFNPFKRAIMERFITNLQQSLTVSPRSVLVVYVHPTEKALLEKTVLLSKTYEDCGRDDFVIFSNR; encoded by the coding sequence ATGGTGTGGAAAGTAGATACCACTAAAAAAATAGACAGAAGAGTATTAGATATTCCTGACAGGGAATTTACATGGTCTTATGAAGCTTGTGGTGTAAGACGTTTCCATAGAATTATGAAAAGAATCAACATAGATCATACAAAGTACAACTTTATCGATATCGGGTCCGGTAAAGGACGGGTTCTTCTTATGTCGATAAGATACAATTTCCGTAGAATTGTTGGGGTTGAGTTTTCAAAAAAATTACACGAGACTGCAAAACGTAATATTGAAAATTACAGCAAAAAACTCGGTAAAAAGGAGTGTATTGAACTTTTCAATTGCAATGCATTGGAATTTCATTTTCCTATAGAACCAAGTATTATATTTTTATTTAATCCTTTTAAAAGAGCAATAATGGAAAGATTTATTACAAATTTACAACAGTCATTAACTGTTTCTCCACGTAGTGTGCTAGTCGTATATGTTCATCCTACTGAAAAAGCTCTTTTAGAAAAGACCGTTTTATTGTCGAAAACATACGAAGATTGTGGACGTGATGACTTTGTAATATTTTCCAATAGATGA
- a CDS encoding cation transporter yields the protein MDNSASSVLCGCLQMTLGVGVLLDIIRRTILESKPDSSFMISVSLVALIANVICLVLLAKHKDGEVHMRATWIFTKNDVIANLSVITAGILVAYFSSAIPDLIIGLIISAIVIRGGVQIISEAKVAY from the coding sequence ATGGACAATTCCGCATCCAGCGTGTTATGCGGTTGTTTACAAATGACATTAGGTGTAGGTGTACTGCTGGATATTATTAGACGTACAATCTTGGAAAGCAAACCGGATTCGTCATTTATGATTTCTGTCAGTTTAGTTGCCCTAATTGCAAATGTAATATGTCTCGTGCTCTTAGCCAAACACAAGGATGGAGAAGTCCACATGCGGGCAACCTGGATCTTTACCAAAAATGATGTCATTGCAAATTTAAGCGTAATTACTGCGGGCATATTAGTCGCTTATTTTAGTTCTGCTATACCTGATTTAATTATTGGACTTATCATTTCTGCGATTGTTATTAGAGGCGGTGTTCAAATAATAAGTGAAGCTAAAGTGGCATACTAG
- a CDS encoding response regulator: MTTILLVENNKNQRLLYDQEFRHEGYEVEIADDGKEALEKVLRLSIDIIILDINLSKMYGIETMGRILSRNKNIPIIINTAYSNYKDNFMSWTADAYLVKSSDLSELKNTVIELLTKKGDSK, from the coding sequence ATGACTACTATTCTTCTTGTTGAGAACAATAAGAATCAACGCTTGCTTTATGACCAGGAATTCAGGCATGAAGGTTATGAAGTCGAAATTGCAGATGATGGTAAAGAGGCTTTAGAAAAAGTTCTGAGACTTTCAATAGACATCATCATATTGGATATTAATTTATCAAAAATGTATGGTATTGAAACAATGGGCAGGATATTAAGTAGAAACAAAAATATCCCGATCATTATTAACACTGCCTATAGCAATTATAAGGATAATTTTATGTCATGGACTGCAGATGCTTATCTCGTCAAATCTTCAGATTTGTCTGAATTAAAAAATACAGTTATAGAACTACTTACAAAGAAAGGAGATTCGAAATGA
- a CDS encoding YHS domain-containing protein: MNCITRKILILTFLVCLSSIYLNSNLWASGCCGGGNSGKKSGMHSDQKMADVKSERADVIKDPVCGMEVNGLKKSPSAVHKGKDYNFCSEYCKKTFKNDPASYTSETEHQYSDG, translated from the coding sequence ATGAATTGCATTACGCGTAAAATATTAATACTTACTTTTTTGGTTTGTTTAAGTAGTATTTATCTCAATAGTAATCTATGGGCAAGTGGATGCTGTGGAGGAGGGAATAGTGGCAAGAAATCAGGTATGCATTCAGATCAAAAAATGGCAGACGTGAAGAGTGAAAGAGCCGATGTTATAAAAGATCCTGTATGTGGTATGGAGGTCAACGGCTTAAAAAAATCACCCTCAGCAGTGCACAAAGGGAAGGATTACAACTTCTGTTCAGAATACTGTAAAAAGACCTTTAAAAATGATCCCGCTTCCTACACATCTGAAACAGAACATCAGTATAGCGATGGTTGA
- a CDS encoding sigma-54-dependent transcriptional regulator, whose translation MVLTNKTILIIDDDESLRRVLEYNLSNKGYRLLLASNGEEALNIFKSEDVDVVVTDIKMDKMDGLELLEEVKRLNANVLVIMMTAHGSIETAVNAMKLGAYDYITKPFDRDELQVMVEKALDFQNLISENLRLRQELTDRFKLDNIIGASSKMKSVFDLIARVSKSDSTVLIQGESGTGKELVARAIHFNSSRAKKPFITVNCSAIPQNLMESEMFGYVKGAFTGAIKDKTGKFEAADGGTIFLDEIGDMDKDLQVKLLRVLQEKSIDKVGAAQNTNVDIRVITATNIPLEIAIKEGKFREDLFYRVSVIPILLPPLRERKDDIPLLVQHFMDKHGSKDCKLLPEILDILNRYDWPGNVRELENIIERAIVLQKKDNVIGSEDIPEHIKTKQFYSPMSLEIPDEGIKLEEVEKGLIINALKKSGQNQTKAAVLLGITRNTLIYRLEKYNIK comes from the coding sequence GTGGTATTAACTAACAAAACAATACTAATAATAGACGATGATGAAAGTTTGAGAAGGGTTCTGGAATATAACCTTAGCAATAAAGGATATAGGTTGCTTCTTGCAAGTAATGGCGAAGAAGCACTGAATATTTTTAAGAGCGAAGATGTAGATGTCGTGGTTACTGATATAAAGATGGACAAGATGGATGGTTTAGAACTATTGGAAGAGGTAAAAAGACTTAATGCTAATGTTCTGGTAATCATGATGACTGCCCACGGAAGCATAGAAACAGCAGTGAATGCTATGAAATTGGGTGCTTACGACTATATCACAAAGCCTTTTGACAGAGATGAACTTCAGGTTATGGTTGAGAAAGCCCTGGATTTTCAAAACTTGATATCTGAAAATTTAAGGCTAAGACAGGAACTAACAGACCGTTTTAAGCTTGACAATATTATTGGTGCTAGTTCAAAGATGAAGAGTGTCTTCGATCTAATTGCACGAGTTTCAAAGAGTGATTCAACAGTTCTTATACAGGGAGAGAGCGGGACAGGCAAGGAGTTAGTTGCAAGAGCCATACACTTTAATAGTTCGAGGGCAAAGAAACCATTTATTACGGTAAATTGTTCAGCAATTCCTCAAAACCTCATGGAAAGTGAAATGTTTGGATATGTAAAAGGAGCTTTTACCGGTGCGATCAAGGACAAAACAGGAAAGTTTGAGGCTGCAGATGGAGGTACTATCTTTCTGGATGAGATTGGAGACATGGATAAAGATTTGCAAGTAAAATTACTCAGAGTACTGCAAGAAAAATCTATAGACAAGGTTGGTGCAGCACAAAATACAAATGTGGATATACGTGTTATTACGGCAACGAATATTCCATTGGAGATTGCTATTAAAGAGGGTAAATTTAGAGAGGATCTGTTTTATCGAGTTAGTGTAATTCCTATCTTGCTGCCTCCGTTAAGAGAAAGAAAAGATGATATACCTCTACTCGTCCAGCACTTTATGGATAAACACGGTAGTAAAGACTGCAAGTTACTGCCAGAGATTTTAGACATTCTTAATCGCTATGATTGGCCGGGGAATGTACGAGAACTTGAAAATATTATTGAAAGAGCAATTGTCTTACAGAAAAAAGACAATGTGATTGGGTCTGAGGATATACCTGAACACATCAAGACTAAGCAATTTTATAGTCCAATGTCACTGGAAATCCCTGATGAAGGTATCAAGCTTGAAGAGGTAGAAAAGGGGCTGATAATAAATGCCCTGAAAAAATCCGGGCAAAATCAGACAAAAGCAGCTGTGCTTTTGGGCATTACAAGAAATACGCTTATATATAGATTAGAGAAGTATAATATAAAGTAG